The genomic window GCCAACTGGTATGTGGGAGCTAGGACTACCACAGCATTATGCCAGGTGGTTCTGTTATACCCATCCTCTTTCTTAGAATGACGGAAAGAGTTAGGTAGGAAGGGGCTTCAGGACATCTCTAGTCTGATGCCCTACTTGAAGCATGGCTATCTTCAGAATTTCAGGGCTGTTCAGGCTTTCTGTAAGGTCTCGGGCTTTTCTGCCCTGACTTTGTATATGTCTGCATACATCCCACAAATCTTCTACTGTTTACCCTGAGGCCTTTTCCGTGTTCCCAGATTGTACATCCCCATCTTGCACAGCCTCTTCAGAACTGTGGAACAATTTTCTACCTTCATACCACACAAAAAGAACTTAATTACATTcagcagagggggaaaaaacctggaGATGGGAGCACAAGTGTCTATACAGACAGCTAGATCTGCACTTGAGCTCTCTAAGTTGCTTGGACACACTCAGTGTCctaatggaaaaaataacttttcaCAGTTCTGGCATCTCCAGGATTAACTGGTGCAAGCTCTCACAACTTTTTAGTGTTAATTGCAGTATACTAGAATAATTAATAAAAAGTTATTCTTGCACACGCAGTTTGCGGAGATTGCAATCATTGTTTCATTCTCTGCTAAAGATAATTCATGGCATGTTTGCACAAATTGTCAATAAAGATGATGGATTTTGGAAGAGGCATGTTGTCAGGATAAATTGCTGCCCTTCCTTTTGCTGTCATTAGTTCCCGAGTCGCAGAAGTTTGTATTGCTTTGTTGCCAAATGTGTAACTTTTCACAGTACTCTGTTAAATGGTTGGAAAGGTTTAGGGTGCGCTGTTAGAGTCTGATACTGTCTGGTCAGTATTTTTAGATATTCCACACATGCAAGGTTTAATCTTTAATGGCAAATTTATTTATCCAAGTTAATTGATATTATATAGGattttgatttagcagagtgatacagtaatgtatttaaatgaaaacctaAGTACAAACTGCACTTAGCAGAGGTAGCAATTGCAATGCATAGTTGAGTCACAATACAAATGTGATTCTCATTACCAGTCTCTGCAATATGCTCAACATCAAGACACCGGGTGTCCCCTGTGACCAAGAAGGAATATGTAGGTTAAAACCAGCTCAGGCCcattgctttcttcagaaatgtttttgttagtCATTCAGGTTTTTACACTATTTTGTGCTAAGCCACTTACATACTCAGCCCATGCTAGTCTGGCTAACTGAGGAAGACATTGCCCTCTTTTTGACCTTTAGAGGGATGAACACAGCTGGTCAATTCACTCAGCTGATACAATTGGTTGCTTTACTCAGCTGAACTAGAACAAAGTCCATCATCTGGTCCCATTTGTGTTGAGATAAGGTCAcctttctttgcaacagctgtggtcaGTCACGCATTGCCCTTGCCCgtctcctctgagccttcttccacTACAGGAATTCACTAATCAGGCATGGAGGCCTCTATGATTACTCTGCCCTCCTCACTAGTaacaatatttctaaatgaaatggTTGATAAAACTAGAAATCTGTATTACTTAGCACACCCTGATCGGCTTCCAATCAATATCCCTGAGTGTTTGAGCTAGTGATGAGTCCTTTGGGATGTAGATGTAGCCTGCTGTCACTAACACTGTATTATTCCCCATAAACTGGCTAGTAAGTCCTAGGAGTTTACCTCCCACCCTGGTCTCAGCAGCTCTAGCTGTATGTGATTACCTTCACCTGGACTGTCTTTGTTGCTGATGAAATAGGCCCATCTGATGTGTTACTCATCCAAACTACTGTTGATTTGTAGCTTAGGAAGAGCCAAACTGTGCCATTGATTGTAAAGAGATTTAGACAGGCAGCTTGGCTGTAGGTATCCACATGGTAAATGCCTGTGGCTGGGTGGAATCAACCCTATCCTGTCTGGTGTGTCCTCAGTGTGATGTCCTTCCAATGGTCCTTCTGCTCTCTGACACGGAAGATTGTCTCCTTCTGGCTGGGAAGGCAGCCATACCACTTGTTCGGGCCAGTTTTTTCAGAGCCCTGGACCAGGGATCCACTAATTCCCCCCCCACCTTCAACTTCACAGCACCCAAAGGGGTCTGGTGTCAACTGCTTGGTGCTGGGACGGACTCTGTTGACAAACCACAGGCTGGCTGTGGCCACCAGACACTGCCCAGGTGGGACGCAGGCTTCGCTAGCACTGTTGGCCAGGTCATCCTGGCTAGATcttgtcagtcggtgggtggggGAGTCCATGCGGGCAGCTGTGGGAAGCTGGGAGCAGAAATGCCTGTTGCATTCACTGAGGATGGCAGTTACCGCTTGTGAAATGGAAAGAGACAGCCTGAGGAGAGGTGATGCTGGGACAGTGCTTGGCGGGGAACTGGGGAAACAGGAGCGAAGCCCAGAGATGGTGTGTGAGGAGCCAGGAGGAAGGGGTAatcctgctgcttttcctctccctttccagtCGCTCCCTTCTCCCATAGCGGTGGCCagcccacagccctgcagcagaaTTTCATGGAGTGGCGGTGCATCTCAGAGTTGCCTCAAGGCAAAGGTCAGTGGTGCTGACAGGGGTGCGGGAGGTCTTTGGGTTGGGGACAATGAATGCTGAGGTCTGCTTTGTCAGCAAGTGGCAGCAGGAGCAGACTCCAGAGAGGCAGGCTCCAGAGGAGAGAGGTGGGGAGAAGAAGGATTCCCTGCTAACAGTTTAGTGGGAGGAGAGGGCCAAGTTAATGATGTCCTGGAGGGCAGGGTGGCTGCGAACGCTGACAAAATAGAAGGGACAGCAtacagcagcacagggaaggtTAACAATGGAGCAATAATAAAAGTACAGCTCTAGTCAGGCAAAGGAGCAATATCCCCTGTTCCCTAGAGCTAAAGGCCTAAAGGAGACTGTACAAGGAGAAGTCAAACCAGATCACCAAAATAACTTTGTCAAGACCTGAGATCATTTTACATGGATTACCATGGATTTGTGTACACAAAGCTTACTGGTCATACCCCAAAGCAATGGGAAGAAATATCTGTATATCCTTGTTTTTTCAAGCACTTTCTGTCAGGAAATGTGATCTAAGTAGAACATGAACATTGTCCCTGGAGAGCAGGGATCCTTGCAATCACCATCTCTCTTGTTATTAACATTCATCTCTGTGGTCTCTCCCTGCACAGAGCAAGGCTGGACATGCTGCCCGAAGGGCTGGAAACGCTTTCAAAAAAGCTGCTATTTTTTCTCAAATGATACAATGCACGGCATTGAGAGTGAGCAGAACTGCACTGGGATGGGCTCCCACCTGGTGGTGATCAACAGTGAAGCAGAGCAGGTATGTGCAGGGCTGAGAGAGGGGCACAGCAGCCACAGACACGGTGCCAGGCCCTGGCAGGGACTGAGAGCCCCTCCGTGtcctgcaggggaggggggatgtCCTTTCTGGGTTCCTTCAGTGCTGGCTCCCCTCTGGCACCAGCCCCAGCCCATGGGGACTCTGCCGCCTGCTCTGCTCAGTCTGCACCTCAGGGACATTGTGCTCTTCCTGATTTCCAGGCTTTCCTCTCTAAGGAGGTTCAACTACCTTTTAGAGGAGAGAATTACTACATCGGTCTGAGTGCACAGGAGGTGGGCCAGTGGCACTGGGTGGACAATACTCCATTTATTGCGACGGCAGCGTGAGTATCCCCAGAGGGAGAGTGTTTGGCTGTTTGGCTCCTGGTAGTGTATGAAAGTAGGGGAGATGTGATGGTGTCTGTTGGTGCATGAAAGGTAGGTGAGACACAACCCAAGATGAGAGGTCAATGATGGAGCAGGAGAGGGCTGTGCAGGAGACCATGTTCACATAGCCTTATCCATGATGGTTATTGGTTATAAATTAACTACCTGTGATGTGGCCATCAATGCTGTAGGCACAGAAGAAGCTGCATCTCACCAGCAGGAAGAACCCTTCAGAGATGACCAGCCTTGCCTGACCTCCTTAGTGCCCCCACCATGCCTAGGTGCACATATGTGCATGGGCATGGCCAGCGGTGTGATGCTGTGGAAGAGATGGGGCACAGGGAGAGATCACCAgggctgtccttgctgtgtcttCTTCTGCAGGACAAACTTGCCCTGGAGGCAGACACATGCCTCTGCTGGGTGTGAAGTGCCTGGGGTGAGCAATGGTGAGCAGCTCCCCCCACCAGGACTGAGCAGGGCCCTGTTGTGTTGGCTGTAGGAAGAAGGCAGGTTTCCACATAAGATTGGTGCCAGTGGGGTATCAGAGTGGGAGGAAGGGTACTGCTTCTGTCCATGAATCAGCATCTggaatttttctctctcccctccaagCCTTGCATCCTGCTGTGGCCTTTTCCAGCAGTGCTCTACAGGGTACACTGGGGAGTAACATGTCTGTCTCTATCTCAGGTTCTGGCGGGCAAATGAACCAAGTAATACGGATGATCAGAAGTGTGTTGTAATCCATAGGAattcaaaaccacaaaacaactggAATGATGTCAAATGCGAGAATCAATATCGAATTTGTGAAGCTGCAGCAGTAACTATGTGATGGAGATACCCTCATCCTGAGTAAAACTGAGAGATGAGCAGTGATCTGGGAAcagtgcagggctgtgctgggaggggtgggggactCTGGAGCCTGCATCTTCACTGTGCTGGGTGGGACGATGTCAGTAGAAGTGATAGTACCCCATGTCCAGCATCCCTAGTCCACAAAATGGCTCAGGGAACACATGAAGGCTCAGGATCATCCAAGGAGGTCCTGGGCTCTTGTGTTCTCTTCTCTCTGAGTGAGTCCAGTAGCCATTGGCTGAAAAGAGGTTGAGTTCTCCAGGAAGAAGACACAAGAATGGAAGACAGATGTTCAGAGCTGCAATCTTCTTTGTCTACTTGAGCAGAGGTGTCTGCTTTTTGTTGAGTCACACAGAGAATGTCCTCTAGTTGCACTGGTTTTGCTGAACAAAAGTTGAATTATTATACAAGAGAAAATACAATATTAGACCAATGAAGAAGGCTCTGTGCTGTGTGTGTAGCTCTCTCTGTCTTTCCCTCTCTAAGCTGTgttttgtagaatcatagaatcttaggatcacagaatcatagaatggtttgggttggaagagatctTAAGGATCATCTAgaccaaccccccctgccatgggcagggacaccttccactagaccaggttgctcaaagccccatccaacccggccttgaacacttccagggatggggcagccacaacttttctggacaacctgttccagggccTTACCACCCTaacagtaaaaaatttcttcctaatatctaacctaaatctactctctttcagtttaaagccattaccccttgtcctatcactacatgcccttgtaaaaagcccatctccagctttcctgtaggccccctttaggtactggcaggctgctataatgtccccctggagccttcttttctccaggctgaacaaccccaaatctctcagcctgtcttcataggagaggtgttccagtcctctgatgatcttcatggccctcctttggactcaCTCCCATGGGAGGAGGAATCCACATTGCATTCCCCAGCTACTTCCCTGTATGCACTACAGGGGCctttatctcctcccacagtatgtaggggttttgtttgggcaggaccaggataAAAAGATGTTGCTATGCCAGGATACAGCCTTAGGCAACTACTGCAGTAGAAGTTGCATCCACCCAGTAAGAGTAAATGGCTCAGAGACAACCTGGCTACGCAGTTCCATTGCACACAGCCAAAGTTCTGCAGGGGACTGGGCACAGGAAACCAGTTCTAGGGGTATTATGAGTATTTGTTTCCATGGCTGAAAGTTTTGCCCCAGAGAGTAACAGGAGCTTGTGTGAAGAGTCTGACCAAGGTACGGCCATGCTTGACCAAGTATGAGGAGCTGTCCCCAGTGGCAAAATGACTGGGTCCTTCAGTGTCACCTCGAGGCAGAAGTCCTCTTCCCAACTCAGAGCTGATCCCAGACTCACCTGATACAGCAGTCTTCCCGGGGGGGCCAACACCTCAGTGGTCCCTGTAAGGGCATACCTGCCCAGGCCAGACCATGCTGCAGAaggggcagggctgctgctgcacatGAGGTCCCTTCCAGAAGTGCATTGCCTATTGAACTGCCTTCATGTCCTGCTGCAGACCACCTGCCACCATGGATCTCGCTTTTTCTCCACCCATTCCAACTTCCTGGCCCCTGTGCCCCCACTTCTGTTTGTCTCAGGAAACATCATCGGCCTAAGCTTTCCCGACCAAACAGTGACAGCTTTCCACAGGGCATTGGTGTGCATCTCCTGGCTGTGTGACTCTGTCCTACCTATGAAAGTGAATCCTCTCTCTGTATCCCAAAGAGAGGGGAGAATTTGTACTGGAGACAAGGTGACCAGGAGATTTGGCTTCCTAAGCCAATCAATGGGAGTAGTTCTGTGAATGGCAGTGGGTggtggcaggagctgctgaatcccacagcccagcagaggcaaggctgctgcagctccatatCCCCAGCTCCAGATGCTAGTGAGACTGAGTGTGTATGTACAAGATGTACATATATAGATACACATGGAAGAAAAAGGATGTATACATATAAGCAACCACACAGGTCAACACAGACAGAAAGCACTGACACAAACAGCATGAGCAGCTTGATCTTGTTCCCCTCCCTGGCTGCTAGTAGGGTGAAAGCCtgctagcagaaaaaaattaatgtttacaCATACACAATGTGGACCTGTTCAGCAGTAAGGCTTAGTCATTCAGTCTATTCATGGCTGGCCCCTGCATCCCCTGGTCTTCCCTATACTTGGTCTCATGACagacacaaagagaaaaagtCTCTCCAGTAGCTGGTCAAGACTTCTGGTCTTCCTAGTAGGTGCCTCTCAGAAACCCTGGTTTGCCTGGGAGTTGGCTTAGATACCTGGGCCCCTGCTCCATTTTCGGTGATGGGGTTCCTGGGGTTCATAACCATCTGATGTCGTTCAACCACGTAATCTGACAGGTGGGAAGAGTCTGGAGTCCTTTTCTGGAAACTAGCTGCTCCCACTGGTTGACGGGGGTACGTCCACAGGTGTAGTATTGACACTTGCAGGGACTTGACTTAATTCCACAAGGCTACCATCAATAACACAAGCCAACACGAAGCAGTGTCACAGACAGCTGTCAGAAAGCGGTGATCAGCAGAGACTTGTGGTGTTATCAGGGAACTGGAGAAGTGCAGTGCTGGAAATagcctcccttccccttcctggtGTTCTGGTCCCCTCCAGCTTCACAATGCAGAGGTGTATCTTACATAGAACAAAATCCCTCTCTGCTGTCACTTGAGTTAATGTCCTCCAGTGTGCTCTGGTGGGAACACGACCACTGTGCTCTTCACAGCCTTTTTGTGGCTAAGATGCTTCTTGCCTCTTCCAACTGCTTTTTCCCAGTGCCAAGCCTCATCTTTCCTCACAGGTTCTACTTAAGAGACTTCTTTTCACTGTTTCTCTTACTTTGCCTCCTCCCATTCCCCTCGGGCTCTAGCTGAGCCCAATGCTCTAGCTGTGAGCAGAACAGCACAATTTACCTCTTCCTCCCTATGTCGTACCTCTAGCCCCAGAGTTAAGATGCCTcccctggagagctgctgctAGACAAGGAATTTCCTCCTCCATTTAGGTAGTTTTATGAGGGCCAAGATCACTCCTGCAAAGGATCATTTTAGTCACTTCTCCCAGGGTTTATTACCATGTTGGATTCCTCCTCCATAGTGTAATTGTCTGTCTGCCTTCCAAGGATTTTACTTTCTCTGGTTTTAGTTCATTTCTCTGGTTTCCAGATCACTTGTCCTCCCAGCATGTTTCTTGGCCTCTTGGCTTGTCCCTTCTCAAGTTTTCATGGCTATTCCTGCTCTTTGACTGGGTATTGTCTTTGCCCCCTCACAGggcttttgtttttgctttagtGGAATGAAATAGCCCATGCTTTGCCTCCTTTTGAACAGACTCTGAAAAACTAGGTAGGGAGCAAAAGAATCCAGCGGTGGTCCACCTTGGTGATCGAACTGCATCCTGTCACTTCACAGAAtggcttttctccttccttcacaGGAGTCCTGGGGTGAGGCTTTCTTCCTGAAACATGCAGAAGATGAGCTCTCGCAGACCCAGGTCCTGCCTGGCCTTACGTGCTGTCATTTCAAGAAGGGTGATGTGTGACAGTACCTCCTCCTGGCCCTGCAAGTGAGGCCCTCTTTGTCTGCAAGCTAGAAAGCATCCTCTGTAGTGGCACAGCTCCTCCCAAAACCATCCTGGGGTCCTGGCCTCGGGTCTGCCTGGAGGGGACCTCCTTGTCTGGGGTCTTGAGCGATGTTCCCACTAGTTTCTGGCTTTTGCCATGCAGGACTCCCCTTTAGCCCTCACTCTGTGATAATCCTTAGCATGCAAGAATAAGGAGcagatttcctttcttccctcctccagagAAGAGCCGAACTAACAGAGGGAAGGTTAAGCCTGCAGTGGTAAAGCTAGCTGAAGGTGTGCAGCCCTTGAATGACAGAATGGACCAGCAGTTCCCTCGCCCAGGGTGAGCTGCGGCGTGCAGCACTGCCTGCCAGGTCCGAACATGGCCCTCTTCTCTTGGCTGTAGGAAGAAGGCAGGTTTCCATGTAGGACTGGTGCCAGTGAGATTagtggaggaggagggcagggtgaTTCATCCAGGGGTTTCGGGATGAATCAGAATCTGGAAGAGTCCATCTCCATGTTCCTCTGAGCCCTGGACACCCAGGTCCTAGACCTGACCTTTCCCTGCAATGCTTGACAAGGCCACGCTGGAGGGTAACAAGTCTCCAGTTCTGGAGCCTGGGGAACTAAGTAATGTGAATGATGAAACATGTATTGTAATCCACCGGAAGGCAGAAGTACACCACAGCTGGATCAATCTTCCACATGAATAAGAGACATTGTCTTCAAATTTCTGAAACTGCAGCATCAACTGTCTGATGGAGGAAACCTCATCCTGAGTAAAACTGAGAGACCAGCAGTGACCTGACAAGAACACAGGATTTTTTGAATGGATGTCAATGCTGGAGCCTGCATCTTCACTCTGCTGAGTGGGAATATTGAGTGGAAGAGACAGTCAGGCAGTTGGTGAACATCAaccttctcaaggctgaacagtTCTAGCTTTCTCATtctctcctcatatgaaagatgctccagaaGATGCTCCATTTACCTTTTCAAGGCATAGCAAAGGCACTTCTCTCAATTACTGCAGCCTGTCAAAGATGCTGGCTTTGCAATGAGATTGGCTTTTTCCTGTAGCTCATTTGGACTCATGGTTAGTGGTATGGCCAGCTGCCTGGGTAACAACATGCAGAGAACAGTCCAGCGTTGTCCTCATGCCTTTGGTGACTCTCCAGAACACAGGCTATATTCCCTCTGTCTTCTTGGTAGCATTCACTCTGTGGCCTGCTATCGCTACCCAGTGCAAGGCTGGATGCACTGCACAATGGGCTGGAGATGCTTTCAGAAATGCTGCTACTACATATTGGCTGAACAGATGTCCTGGAATGAAAGCAAGGACACCAGCACAGGGTTGGGATCCCACATGGTGGTGATTGATACAGAAGCAAATCAGGTAGGTGGGAGTCTTCCCATTGGAGTCTTCTCCTCAAATTGGTCAGTGTCCGCTCTCCTGAATTCTCTGGCTGTGATCCTGGGTTTTGCCCTGCTGCCCCCTCATGAGATCCTCAACTCCAACATCTCATAGTCACTGCAGCCAAGTCTGCCCTCAGTCTTTACATCCCAAACCAGCTCTTCCTCATTTGTAAGTGTGAGATCCAGCAGAGCACGTCTCCTCATCAGGTCCTCCATAACCcgtgtcaggaagttatcatcaaggcactccagaaacctcctggattgcttgtactttgctgctgaaaacaaagcTTGGAAACTGCTGCACAAACTGCTAAGTGTGCTGGCTGCCTCTGTTAGCTGCACTCTCATACCTACTGCTGGGGCTCAGGACTGTGAGGCTGGTGTTCAGTCCGCGAGAGTGCAAAGCACCAGGCACACTGGGAACAATTTCCTGCAGGATTAATTCTCTCTTCCTCTATTGTCACAGCTGGTAGCACTTCCTCTGTGTTTTCTGCCTTTCACTTTGTTAGTATTTCCTTCTCTACTGCTTGCCTTTATTTGACTGGCGCAGAGAAGTCTTTCCCTTCAGATCAATCTGAATTCAAGAAAACTGGAAAGCAGGATTCCCCAGGGGATTCAGGTTGATGGAGAAACTGCCATCAACCCTGAGTAAAAGATAACTAGATCCAACAAGTTCATTTCTGAACATGAGCACACTTGCTGTTCTTGATGTTTGGAACCTCTCATACATTCTCCAACCTGCTTCAGGTGGTTGGTGGCTTCTAAAATCAGGCATTTTCGGTGCTCCCAACATGGGGTTCACTGTGTTTCCACCTCTTAAATAGGAAGTGCAACTAATTTCTTGTGTGGTATAATTTTGCAGAAAAGCTGATGAAGTTTTATCTTCCGGCTTCTGGCTTTCAGCTTCTCAGATCCTGAGTACCTCTGAGGGAAGTTGCGTTCTATGTCTTCTCCTGCAACCTTGAGTCCTGCTAGACACCCTGTAACTGCAATATTTTCCTTAGTTCATGTCCCATTGATCTTGTCTGCAACCATGCTGTGCTTGTTGACTCTTGTCTATACTGCAAGGGTCTGTGAAAGTAGATTCAAGGTTTTCCAGTGCCTCTTCTACAAGTGCACCTGTTATAACCAAGTACCACTGTGGGAAAACAATGGAAGAATGGCGAGGAGGATTGTAAACACActcaagtgacttgcagctgggATGCGGAAAAACATACGTATCATACTAATCGTTGTTTAGTCTTGTGTGCTCAGAGGCACCCTATCAAACATGCTTGaaattcctgccctgctgtgggaaaggtCGAAGCACGGTGGTAAACTACGCCTGTGTGAATCCCTGATAaccaggcaaaaccagcaggtTTGGTGATCTTCTAGCATGGAGCGAGCTCCGCGAGCTTGTGCCCCCACTTGTGTGCCTCTGCCCAGGTGCTGCTTCGGACATCCCCCGGTTGGTgaggtaatgaaaataaatttagtctttgcatttcatctgtggtattgtggttgttcctgcatcCTGCCCGTGCCAGTTCATATAACCACTATCTTCAGTGGTTGAAGGGCAGGAGTCCCTGGCAATTCTGCACTGCCAGGTGCCACCCTATTGTCCCAGCACACTGATCTGACACATATTTGTGAAGTGAAATAACTAAGGGTCACTTGTGAAGCTCTTCATGACTGAAGCAGGTAGAAAACAGCTGAGAACTTTTACTTGCAGAACTGTGTAAAGATGTACAGGGAGACTCAGGTCATTGATACATGCCATCCCCAAGCATGCTGCTGGTGTTCAtggagcaggaaagagaaataagTTCCTGCCATTTTGGAAACATAAGATATTTGCAATGGTTCCAGAGCCTTCCACTGCGGAGGTAACCTCTCCCATCACTGGTCCCAGCTGCCTGGCACCGGACTACTAAGGGTTTTCTGTGCAGGCCAGTGCAGAGTTTGCCTACTGTCACCACTTTGAGACTTCTTATCCCGGAGTGGGACAGAGCTGTTTGTTCGTCACCTGAGTGTTGTGAGGTCAGCTGTTTATTTGCTGGGACAGTAGCTTGATTTGTGATGATGAAAAGAAGTTGTTTGCTGTCTTTCTGCTTTAGACCCTGTGCACACACCGAAGTGAATTCACATGAGGGTGCCTGCACAGACCTTCATCTTGGTCAAATGGCCTGGATAGCAACAACTGATAAAATAGGAACGTGACTGTAAACAGATGTGTGAGTTGAATACCTGAAACTATCTGACAGTGCATTTGCCCCAAGCCCACTTTTGTTAAAGAAGAACACGACTACCTGCTTAACAATAACCAGGGAATTAGTGAAAGGCTTTTGAGACAGAGAAGAGCCAGTGTGAAAACAAAGCTTAGAATAAGcaagaatatttttaacaaagagaagagagagaagtggGAAGGAAGGGGCAGTCAAGACCTGGTTTGACAGTTGCCCTTCAACTTTGCAACCTCTGTCTGCAACAGACCATCCTCCCTGTTGGGTGCCGTGGGTAGCCTGCACTCCTGGCAGTAAGGGATGCAGTATGTACCTACCCACAACCTGAGTGTGCATATGTGAC from Accipiter gentilis chromosome 18, bAccGen1.1, whole genome shotgun sequence includes these protein-coding regions:
- the LOC126048103 gene encoding C-type lectin domain family 6 member A-like isoform X5; translated protein: MPVAGWNQPYPVWCVLSVMSFQWSFCSLTRKIVSFWLGRQPYHLFGPVFSEPWTRDPLIPPPPSTSQHPKGSGVNCLVLGRTLLTNHRLAVATRHCPVAPFSHSGGQPTALQQNFMEWRCISELPQGKEQGWTCCPKGWKRFQKSCYFFSNDTMHGIESEQNCTGMGSHLVVINSEAEQAFLSKEVQLPFRGENYYIGLSAQEVGQWHWVDNTPFIATAA
- the LOC126048103 gene encoding C-type lectin domain family 4 member E-like isoform X3 gives rise to the protein MASEITYAEVKFKNASPAAVVKVPPEKKKREHHPQKYPLWLPWLISLLLLLVCIALVTALLVAPFSHSGGQPTALQQNFMEWRCISELPQGKEQGWTCCPKGWKRFQKSCYFFSNDTMHGIESEQNCTGMGSHLVVINSEAEQAFLSKEVQLPFRGENYYIGLSAQEVGQWHWVDNTPFIATAAFWRANEPSNTDDQKCVVIHRNSKPQNNWNDVKCENQYRICEAAAVTM